One region of Pyramidobacter sp. YE332 genomic DNA includes:
- a CDS encoding tripartite tricarboxylate transporter TctB family protein, giving the protein MFELILNVLLWLGLAYTYAFHVLEAPVPAKVLRNPYALKPDVWPNVIIVLLLICVAINIARIVMKNRGKAEFSLGAFFASIGGFFASRLFLGIVIVVAACFVLEPLGFMGTCFLMLFFYGMLLGERKVARLFVFSILVTLLLYVVFSVLLSVNLPRGTIPQARNFALWLESLVSQAQSLIS; this is encoded by the coding sequence GTGTTCGAACTGATTCTCAACGTTCTGTTGTGGCTCGGCCTGGCCTACACGTACGCGTTCCACGTGCTGGAGGCGCCCGTTCCCGCCAAGGTCCTGCGCAATCCCTACGCCCTCAAGCCCGACGTGTGGCCCAACGTCATCATCGTTCTGCTTCTGATCTGCGTGGCGATCAACATCGCGCGCATCGTCATGAAAAACAGGGGCAAAGCGGAGTTTTCGCTGGGCGCCTTTTTCGCTTCCATCGGCGGATTTTTCGCCAGCCGTCTGTTCCTCGGCATCGTCATCGTCGTGGCGGCCTGCTTTGTGCTCGAACCGCTCGGCTTCATGGGCACGTGTTTCCTGATGCTGTTCTTCTACGGCATGCTGCTGGGCGAACGGAAAGTCGCGCGCCTGTTCGTCTTCTCGATTCTGGTCACGCTGCTCCTCTACGTGGTCTTCAGCGTCCTGCTGTCGGTCAATCTGCCCCGCGGCACCATTCCTCAGGCGCGCAACTTCGCGCTCTGGCTGGAGTCGCTGGTGTCTCAGGCCCAATCTCTTATCTCGTGA